The Peromyscus leucopus breed LL Stock chromosome 4, UCI_PerLeu_2.1, whole genome shotgun sequence genome segment cccctttcttttcttggatttcctgtctAAAGAATTTTCCTTCAAGCCCTGGGTCCTAaagattttctcttttacattcttCTGAAATTGCTAtagttttgttttacatttgacttttgtactgactggttttgtgtgtcaacttgacacaaggtggAGTCATCAAAAAGGAAGGAGCCTtatttgaggaaatgcctccatgagatccagctgtaaggcattttctcagttagtgatcaatggggaagggtccagcccatggtgggtggtgccatccatgggcaggtggtcctgggttctataagaaagcaggctgagcaagccaggggaaacaagccagtaagcagctcccctccattaGCTTCTACCTCCgggatcctgccttgtttgagttcctgtcctgacttcctttgataatgggTGATAAACAGCTATATGGAAGTGTAAAcagaatgaaccctttcctccccaacttgctttttggtcatagtgttttgtcgcagcaatagaaaccttcaCTAAGACAACTTTATAATCAAACCTGAGTAGATTTTTGGAAAAATATTGCTGCCTGGGGAACCGGCCTCCAGCAGCTCAGGGTtcaaagggaaatccacagagtcgGCACCTACTAGACTTCATTATCTGAGAGGCTAGGGAGAAAGACACTCCCactctctcttgatggtttccttctttattcttctgtgttcttcattctgtgttttatattctcttttctttctctatccaGAAatgccccttctgtctctcttgatgttttccttctccttctaacTCTATCGATGTTCTCCTCCTAACTCTCTGATTCTTGATgttttttcacctcaaagctatttgacaaaacatcttagtctaactttgagttattttcaaagctttgttttagccatgatgcactccaaaacctatgaacacatctcccaacactaagattaaaagaatttaaactatCTGGCCTACTaggactcaactgtttttcttaacCATTagcctaagccacagtctatacagctccttcatgtgttctagctgtgtgacacttccttgttttattttttatcatcaaaactcaaTTTAAACTAACTATTATTAtaatcaattagacagtacagcttaggaagaaatcatcttcataataatccacaggtgaatgggatgtttccatgagataagcACACTACATTACAgacagtggggatctccccatgcccattcacaccatgccagataccaaaGAAAGATGGCagcggcaaacatgtaaaggctcAGCAGGAGCAAAAGACACTCTAGAGTCTGTGGTCTCGGGACCTTGCCTATCCGGGATTCACCCATCGGtgagtttcctcctggtgggctgacacctgaacttcagttgccacctgctgctctggCAGGGCCACCAGCAGGGAAGGTTCCTACGTCGTAGTTCCTATTTTCCCCTGGCCATCAATTGCTGCAGTGAATCTTGTTGAGATAGCCCCATATCCCAACTGATCTTGACCTCTGTCACAAAGCAATTGTCCTCTCCATGGTAAGGATCTCTCTGGAGTTCCTAGTTGGCTGTTGACTGAGGAGTCCAGTACCTGCTGCCTTGGGTACTGTGGCAAGAGAAACTTCGATGTGTCTGTGCAGTTCTTCACATTTGGTTCTTTTTGTCGGAATCGGTTTCACTATTCACACCCCATTGCCTTTCTGCCTTAAGCTAGATTATCCCACCTGCTTCACCGAAACGGCTTGGAGGATGTTGATAGAAATGTGCTGTGTCTGTGCGTCGGCCTGAGGAGTCAACAAGCTTTGCTAGCTCTTCCAGGGTGTGCGTACTGGAAAGCTATTTGCTTAGGTCTTTGTTGATGTTTATCAGGATTTTTATCAATTTCTGCACATGTCTTGTTAGATTCATACATATCTCATTTCtcctgccccccctttttttggtcaGAGTGTAGATAAACACAGTTGTGTCTTGCTCAGACTGACTTCCAGCTCTTGGGTTCAAgttatcctcttgcctcagccttcttggtAGCTAAGACTACAGatgcatgctaccatgcccagcacaaTTGATTTCAATATGCTGGCATTGAATTCTAGGTCTTtgaatgtttgtatgtatttacttatagGTAGCAATTTGTTTTTAGATTTCTGTGGATATTCTAGTAGACCATCATGCCATTTATCAACAGGAGTAATTATAtctccttcctgtcctgtgtgcctttttctattttcttgccTCACTGTTCTGTGCCTGAGACTGGACgtccttctcttctgtctcccaggagaaatcatttgttaatttttattcttggttCCAGACAAAGTCAAAACTAGCCTTTCATTTCCCATGGCTCATTACTTGCTGTGAAATGTCTTTGTTTTAAGTGGATCTTTTCTTGacattcatttcctttggaaaataAAGGGACCCCTTCCTGAGCctggcttcctttccctttcctctcgtGTTTTGGGGTATGGATTTTGACGCCCTCTAGTGGCATCATCGAACTCCATTCCCGCTCAGCCTCTgccaagtgtgtttgtgtgtggaacCCAGGGACTGTTCCATCCTCATACTCATCCCTTCCTAGAACCCAGAGACCCTGGAGGCTTGGGCCCCCCGGTGCCTGGCTGACCACCCGCCCCTGCTTGTGTTTGCAGACGGTGGTCACTAGCCCTGGGGCTGGCCAGGTGACAGCACCAGTCTCTGGGAACAACCTGGGTGTGCTGCGTGCAGAGATCAAGCCTGGGATGCGTGAGATCCACCTGTGCAAGGACGAGCGTGGCAAGACTGGACTGCGCCTGCAGGCTGTTGACAAGGTAAGCAAGATCTGTGGAGGTCCCCAGGAGGACAGTGTGCCTCTCTGGTGCTAAATAGCACTTGTCACAGCCCCAGGGATACGAGCTCCCCAGGGATACAGTTGCCCGGCAGTCTGAGATGACGTAGAGTATAAGGGCCTCCCCTTCCAGGGCTCAGGGGGTCTCTGTCCACAGTAAGGAGGGTTCCAAGCAGGCACCATAATACCTAAGGCCTCAAGGTTGTGCCTAGTTGCAGCAGGATCCTCTTTAAGTCCCATACAAGGCTCCTTTTACTCAGAGCCCCTGTTTCCTGTACCCCAATGcccttgggtctggcttcctgaTGACTGTAGCGAAAGCCAGCCAGATGATGCCCTTGAGAAGGGTGATACAGGAGAATTGATTGTGATGCTGAAATCCTGATTCAGCGGACTCTGTGTGGTCTGGTGTGTTTCCTCCTCCAGGAAAATAGGCGTAACCTGTGTATCCGCCTGCAGACCTTAGGTCCCACTACACTGTAAGCTCACAGGGTAGGGGGAAGTGAACATCTGAAAGGAGGGGCCTGGGACAGGCAGCCAGGGGTGCTGACTCTGGAGTCTCGCTTCCCAGGGGCTCTTTGTGCAGCTGGTCCAGGCCAACACCCCTGCGTCCCTCGTGGGGCTGCGCTTTGGGGACCAGATCCTGCAGATCGACGGGTGTGACTGTGCTGGGTGGAGCACATCCAAAGCTCACAAAGCACTGAAGAAGGCGTCCGAGGAGAAGATTGTCATGATTGTTCGGGACAGGTCAGTAGCCAGGTCCCAGCATCCTCCCTGCTCGGCCCCAGACACACCCCCGCGAGCCCAGCTCACTGTCACTCTCTGCCAGGCCGTTCCAGCGGACCGTCACCATGCACAAGGACAGCTCAGGCCAGGTTGGATTTTTCATCAAGAAGGGGAAGATTGTATCCGTGGTAAAGGGAAGCTCCGCAGCCCGCAATGGACTTCTCACCAACCACTACGTGTGTGAGGTGAACGGGCAGAACGTCATCGGGCTAAAGGTAGGCAGGGGTGTAGCTCTGCCAGGAAACGCGGGCGGGCACTGTGGAGATGATGGTGGGGGTGGGACGGCTCCTGTCTGCATAGGCTCTAGAACCTGCCAGAGtctcaacacccccaccccaaggtaGATGGGGACTCCAGTATGACGGTGTTTGTGGAGCTCTGAGCAGCTGTCAATCAGAGTGAGTAAGTGCCCAGTAGAATTCGCTAACATGCAAGATGTGCCAGAGGGGTATCATAATGTGCGAGGACACGGGATCCCCAGATGGCTGCTGGCCAGAAGGACACCTCCTCCTCCGTGCGGTGCTTCTCTTTGGATGCTAATCACCTTCAGTACCGAGGTTCCCTTTAGAAAACTGTGACTTGGAAATCCATTGCTGGCCTTGGCTTATTTAGGGAGGGTAGGTGAATCCTCTCTTTACAAACTAAGAAGGTACCCAGTGGCTTTAGGCCCATGCTGTAGATGTGGGAAGAGGGGTGTCTTCTGGGAATGGGCAGTAGGGAGCTGTGAACAAGTGAGGGCAAGTCAGTCCTGACTCACGCCGCTACAGAGGGGGCGCCTGTCCACCCGACTGGTGCTCATGGGGCAGGTGGTGGCATCTCACTCCACAGTGGGCGCTGTGGACggatttctaagtggtcttattaaataaaagacacggagccaaatataggggtgaaagccttagagaccagagaagccaccagccaaccttacctcaccaactctgcagcttccaaatgtgtgttacttcctgtcttacccccacctttattgccttgctgttctgccctctcattggctatctagcccagctacctcacttccttatcactgcctgtctatatagacctccaggtctctatggtttttACTAATAGTGGCTGACctttatcctctgatcctcagataaattttattgggggacacagataaatgTATCACCACAGGGCATAAGCCACTCCAGTCACGTGTCTGCTTCCTTGTCCCTGGCAGTCTCCCTTCACCTTCTGGGGAGACGTATTCTGGTGGCTGTACTCCTGTGATCAGGAAGTTCTTCCTGTGTCTGAGATCCCTCCTGGTGAATCCTCTCCCATTTCTCTGTGGTCAAGCACACCGGGCAAAAGGCCACCACAGTCTGTGCTTGAAAAGCTGAGTGCAGTAATGCCACTCCTGAGCAGCTAGGGATTG includes the following:
- the Sdcbp2 gene encoding syntenin-2 isoform X1, which translates into the protein MSVLYPSLEDLKVSQVIQAQARASPRMLTPSAPMASAPPLSELYPNLAELESYMGLSLSSQEVQKSLPQIPDGDNTVVTSPGAGQVTAPVSGNNLGVLRAEIKPGMREIHLCKDERGKTGLRLQAVDKGLFVQLVQANTPASLVGLRFGDQILQIDGCDCAGWSTSKAHKALKKASEEKIVMIVRDRPFQRTVTMHKDSSGQVGFFIKKGKIVSVVKGSSAARNGLLTNHYVCEVNGQNVIGLKDKKITEILTSAGSVVTLTIIPTVIYEHMVKKLSPLLLHHTMDHSIPDI
- the Sdcbp2 gene encoding syntenin-2 isoform X2; translated protein: MSVLYPSLEDLKAQARASPRMLTPSAPMASAPPLSELYPNLAELESYMGLSLSSQEVQKSLPQIPDGDNTVVTSPGAGQVTAPVSGNNLGVLRAEIKPGMREIHLCKDERGKTGLRLQAVDKGLFVQLVQANTPASLVGLRFGDQILQIDGCDCAGWSTSKAHKALKKASEEKIVMIVRDRPFQRTVTMHKDSSGQVGFFIKKGKIVSVVKGSSAARNGLLTNHYVCEVNGQNVIGLKDKKITEILTSAGSVVTLTIIPTVIYEHMVKKLSPLLLHHTMDHSIPDI